In Harpia harpyja isolate bHarHar1 chromosome Z, bHarHar1 primary haplotype, whole genome shotgun sequence, a single window of DNA contains:
- the LOC128136696 gene encoding LOW QUALITY PROTEIN: granzyme A-like (The sequence of the model RefSeq protein was modified relative to this genomic sequence to represent the inferred CDS: inserted 1 base in 1 codon; substituted 1 base at 1 genomic stop codon): MRSHLLALLLSLITVILPLRCGCTAIIGGHLVCPHSWPYMAAIQRKNLTECGGALVEKQWGLTAAHCLNWPLLKDESTKCQLKLDYTFLPFCMRKHFFFSFFQLNKYVQLLPLPDSCEDTKPGTTCKVASWGVTSSGKPSKYLWKATLKIVGRKSCESKYGNYTKITSNMLCAIGKRNYXKRDGCQGDSGGLLICAGRYSGIVSFGKVCGRRDIPGVYTXLTEKCIDWIKKNNFPSQRSMRQARQF; encoded by the exons ATGAGAAGCCACCTGTTAGCTCTACTGCTCTCTCTAATTACTGTTATCCTACCCCTGAGAT GTGGCTGCACGGCCATTATCGGAGGACACCTTGTGTGTCCTCATTCCTGGCCTTATATGGCTGCTATCCAGAGAAAGAATTTAACTGAGTGTGGAGGAGCTCTTGTGGAAAAGCAATGGGGTTTGACAGCAGCGCATT GCTTAAATTGGCCTCTGCTGAAGGATGAATCT ACTAAATGCCAATTGAAACTAGATTatactttccttcctttctgcatgagaaagcatttttttttttcttttttccagctgaataaATACGTGCAACTTTTGCCTCTGCCTGACTCTTGTGAAGATACCAAACCTGGCACAACATGCAAGGTGGCCAGCTGGGGAGTCACATCTTCAGGAAAGCCATCAAAATATCTTTGGAAAGCAACTCTTAAAATTGTTGGTAGAAAAAGCTGTGAGAGCAAATATGGAAATTACACAAAAATAACCAGCAACATGTTGTGTGCTatagggaaaagaaatt tgaAGAGAGATGGTTGCCAG GGAGATTCAGGTGGGCTGTTAATCTGTGCTGGTCGATACAGTGGGAttgtttcttttggaaaagtaTGTGGAAGAAGAGACATTCCTGGAGTTTATACATGACTGACTGAAAAATGTATTgactggataaaaaaaaataatttcccttcaCAGAGATCCATGAGACAGGCAAGACAGTTTTAA